A single region of the Malaclemys terrapin pileata isolate rMalTer1 chromosome 2, rMalTer1.hap1, whole genome shotgun sequence genome encodes:
- the KLF10 gene encoding Krueppel-like factor 10, translating to MLNFASSLYQPAEEGKEMITEKQNNNRRSWNNTAEKSDFEAVEALMSMSCNWKSDFKKYAELRPITPASDMSEETDDNLLPGAADFHAIPAFCLTPPYSPSDFEMSQVIHLPAAAPSAVQCRLFTDISKPVPSAIFKETEKSPASRPMKAQATSVIRHTADAQLCNHRTCPVRAAGVLKYQDNTSKEINVQNNGTAKQNPPCAIVSPNRATYKSDKLPVLEEKTSTALAVSPLSLIQTSTSKPQPVPGSVQQSSTIVSSPAVQASGVSPVPVICQMVPLSTNNSVVTAIVPNTPSSQQSTLCQPMVFMGTQVPKGAVMFVVPQPVVQNTKAPIISPNGTRLSPIAPAPGFTPSAAKITPPIDSSRIRSHICNYPGCGKTYFKSSHLKAHVRTHTGEKPFSCSWKGCDRRFARSDELSRHRRTHTGEKKFACPMCDRRFMRSDHLTKHARRHLSAKKLPNWQMEVSKLNDIVVPPASTPAQ from the exons ATGCTGAATTTCGCATCTTCCCTCTACCAGCCAGCT gaggaaggaaaagagatgattaCTGAAAAGCAAAACAATAATAGACGTTCCTGGAACAATACCGCTGAAAAGAGTGATTTTGAAGCCGTAGAAGCCCTTATGTCTATGAGCTGCAACTGGAAATCAGACTTCAAAAAATATGCCGAACTGAGACCTATAACACCAGCATCTGATATGTCAGAAGAAACTGATGATAACCTGCTACCTGGTGCAGCTGACTTTCACGCAATACCAGCATTT tgcCTGACTCCACCCTACAGCCCATCTGATTTTGAGATGTCTCAAGTAATtcatctgccagcagcagcgccatCTGCTGTACAATGCAGATTATTCACTGATATTTCAAAGCCTGTTCCTTCAGCAATTTTTAAAGAGACTGAAAAGTCTCCAGCATCCAGACCAATGAAAGCTCAAGCAACAAGTGTTATTCGCCATACAGCTGATGCTCAGCTTTGTAATCACAGAACATGTCCAGTGAGAGCAGCTGGTGTGTTGAAATATCAGGACAATACTTCAAAGGAAATAAATGTACAGAATAATGGAACTGCAAAACAAAATCCACCTTGTGCAATTGTGTCACCAAACAGAGCAACTTACAAAAGTGACAAACTGCCAGTTTTAGAAGAAAAAACAAGTACAGCACTAGCTGTCAGTCCATTGTCCCTGATCCAGACTTCAACCAGTAAACCTCAGCCTGTTCCTGGATCAGTACAGCAGTCATCCACGATAGTATCTTCACCTGCTGTGCAAGCGAGTGGTGTCTCACCTGTGCCAGTAATTTGCCAGATGGTTCCTCTGTCTACTAACAACTCTGTTGTGACAGCAATAGTGCCCAACACTCCTTCTAGCCAACAATCAACCCTTTGCCAGCCTATGGTGTTCATGGGAACTCAAGTTCCTAAAGGTGCCGTTATGTTTGTTGTGCCCCAGCCAGTTGTGCAGAACACAAAGGCTCCAATCATTAGTCCAAATGGCACTAGACTCTCTCCTATTGCTCCTGCTCCAGGTTTTACACCTTCTGCAGCAAAAATCACTCCACCAATTGACTCATCAAGAATAAGAAGCCACATTTGCAACTATCCAGGATGTGGAAAGACTTATTTCAAGAGCTCTCATTTGAAGGCCCATGTGAGAACACACACGG GAGAAAAGCCTTTTAGCTGTAGTTGGAAAGGCTGTGACAGGAGATTTGCACGATCTGATGAACTGTCTCGGCATCGCAGAACGCATACCGGTGAGAAGAAGTTTGCTTGCCCAATGTGTGATCGGCGGTTCATGAGGAGTGACCATTTAACAAAGCATGCACGGCGGCATTTGTCAGCTAAGAAGCTACCAAACTGGCAAATGGAAGTGAGCAAGCTAAATGACATTGTTGTGCCACCTGCATCTACACCTGCACAGTGA